One genomic window of Ctenopharyngodon idella isolate HZGC_01 chromosome 18, HZGC01, whole genome shotgun sequence includes the following:
- the LOC127500302 gene encoding extracellular calcium-sensing receptor-like, which produces MLLFLYTLTFFNYLHIKAENPFCRMMGDPKYPMLSKDGEVTIGAIFAMHSKETLPSSEFTQKPQLLSCSSVNLPDFRLAQIMIFAIEEINRSEMLLPNVSIGYQIYDTCSSRMSSMSATMGLMNGPEFAGGDRCNGQLPIQAIIGETESSATVILSRTTGPFKIPVISHTASCECLSNRKDHPSFFRTISSDYHQSTALVYIVKHFGWSWVGAVNSDNDYGNYGMAIFLNKAQKEGICVEYSEKFYRTEPEKLKKVIDVIKKSTAKVIVAFVSFIEMGLLIDQLSIQNITGFQIIGVEGWITSRSLFSQNSFHVMGGSLGFALRKINFEGFSDYVIKTFWDTAFPCSLSVGNSSQYAVNCSRYQDLLALKNYNEDVPEQRYSSHVYKAVYAVAHSLHSLLKCKEQEGCEKDLPIQPQQVVEALKKVNFTVKFGDHVWFDNTGAAVAHYEVVNWQQDLDGSFQFKSVGYYDASLPPDLRFMVNTKNIIWAGGQLEKPSSVCSESCPPGTRKAAQKGRPVCCYDCIPCADGEISNETDSNNCKLCPGEYWSNPEKKKCVLKAVEFLSFTEVMGIVLVIFSLFGVGLTVLVAILFYSKKDTPIVKANNSELSFLLLFSLTMCFLCSITFIGQPNEWSCMLRHTAFGITFVLCISCVLGKTIVVLMAFKATLPGSNVMKWFGPAQQRLSVLAFALIQVLICVLWLTISPPFPNKNMKYYKENIILECSLGSTIGFWAVLGYIGLLAVMCFVLAFLARTLPDNFNEAKFITFSMLIFCAVWITFIPAYVSSPGKFTVAVEIFAILASSFGLLFCIFAPKCYIILLKPEQNTKQHMMGKTSKTY; this is translated from the exons ATGCTTCTCTTTCTTTACACACTCACATTTTTCAATTACCTTCATATAAAGGCAGAAAATCCTTTTTGCCGAATGATGGGAGACCCTAAGTACCCAATGCTTTCCAAGGATGGTGAAGTAACTATTGGAGCAATTTTTGCAATGCACAGTAAAGAAACATTACCTTCATCTGAGTTTACTCAAAAACCTCAGCTTCTATCATGCTCCAG TGTGAATCTTCCAGATTTTCGGCTGGCTCAAATAATGATCTTTGCCATTGAGGAGATTAACAGAAGTGAAATGTTGCTCCCAAATGTATCTATTGGTTATCAAATCTATGATACCTGCAGTTCAAGAATGTCTTCTATGAGTGCAACTATGGGATTGATGAATGGTCCAGAATTTGCAGGAGGGGACAGATGCAATGGACAGCTTCCTATACAAGCTATCATCGGAGAAACTGAGTCTTCTGCTACAGTGATTCTGTCCAGAACTACAGGACCATTTAAAATTCCAGTA atAAGTCACACAGCCTCATGTGAATGTCTGAGTAATAGGAAAGATCACCCCTCATTCTTCAGGACTATTTCTAGTGATTACCACCAGAGCACAGCACTTGTATACATAGTCAAACACTTTGGCTGGTCTTGGGTGGGAGCTGTGAATAGTGACAATGACTATGGGAACTATGGAATGGCCATATTTCTGAATAAAGCACAGAAGGAGGGGATTTGTGTGGAGTATTCTGAGAAATTCTACCGAACAGAGCCAGAAAAACTCAAAAAAGTAATAGATGTGATTAAAAAAAGCACAGCAAAAGTGATTGTTGCATTTGTCTCATTTATTGAGATGGGCTTACTTATTGATCAGCTAAGTATTCAGAATATTACAGGCTTCCAAATAATCGGAGTGGAAGGATGGATAACTTCAAGGAGTTTATTCAGCCAAAATAGTTTTCATGTGATGGGAGGGTCACTGGGTTTTGCCTTGAGAAAAATCAACTTTGAAGGGTTTTCAGATTATGTTATAAAAACATTCTGGGACACAGCATTCCCATGCTCACTGAGTGTAGGGAATTCCTCTCAATATGCAGTAAATTGCAGCAGATATCAGGATCTACTTGCACTGAAAAACTACAATGAAGATGTGCCTGAACAAAGATATTCAAGCCATGTCTACAAAGCAGTTTATGCTGTGGCTCATTCACTACACAGTCTACTCAAGTGCAAAGAACAAGAAGGTTGTGAGAAAGACCTGCCAATACAACCACAGCAG GTGGTTGAGGCtttgaaaaaagtaaattttactGTAAAGTTTGGAGATCATGTGTGGTTTGACAACACGGGTGCCGCAGTAGCCCATTATGAAGTTGTAAACTGGCAGCAGGACTTAGATGGATCATTCCAATTTAAATCAGTGGGATACTATGATGCCTCACTGCCCCCTGACCTGCGCTTTATGGTTAAcactaaaaacataatttggGCTGGAGGACAGCTGGag AAGCCAAGTTCCGTGTGCAGTGAGAGCTGTCCTCCAGGCACTAGGAAGGCTGCGCAGAAAGGAAGACCTGTCTGCTGTTATGACTGCATTCCATGTGCAGACGGAGAAATCAGTAATGAGACAG ATTCAAATAACTGCAAGCTGTGTCCAGGTGAATACTGGTCTAATCCTGAGAAAAAGAAATGTGTATTAAAGGCTGTAGAGTTTCTGTCATTCACAGAAGTTATGGGTATTGTGTTAGTCATTTTTTCACTGTTTGGAGTAGGATTAACTGTGCTGGTGGCCATCCTGTTTTACAGTAAGAAGGACACCCCCATAGTAAAAGCCAACAACTCAGAGCTGAGCTTCCTGCTGCTCTTCTCATTGACTATGTGTTTCCTCTGTTCTATTACTTTTATTGGTCAACCCAATGAGTGGTCCTGCATGTTGCGTCACACAGCTTTTGGCATCACCTTTGTCCTCTGTATCTCCTGTGTTCTGGGGAAAACAATAGTGGTGTTAATGGCCTTCAAGGCTACACTTCCAGGAAGTAATGTCATGAAATGGTTTGGGCCTGCACAACAACGACTCAGTGTTCTTGCCTTTGCACTTATACAGGTTCTAATCTGTGTGCTTTGGCTAACAATATCACCCCCATTTcccaacaaaaatatgaaatattataagGAAAATATCATTCTTGAGTGCAGTCTGGGTTCTACTATAGGTTTCTGGGCTGTTCTGGGTTATATTGGCCTATTGGCTGTTATGTGCTTTGTTCTGGCTTTTCTGGCTCGCACACTGCCTGATAACTTCAATGAAGCCAAATTCATCACATTCAGTATGCTCATATTCTGTGCTGTATGGATCACATTTATTCCAGCTTATGTCAGTTCTCCTGGAAAATTTACTGTAGCTGTGGAGATATTTGCCATTTTAGCCTCAAGCTTTGGTTTACTATTCTGCATATTTGCACCTAAATGTTATATCATCCTGCTTAAGCCTGAACAAAATACAAAGCAACATATGATGGGAAAAACATCTAAGACCTACTAa